Below is a genomic region from Candidatus Cloacimonas sp..
TATTTCCCCGGAGGAAGCCAATGCAACGATAAGAACATCTACAATTTTGGTTGCAATTTAAATGTTTTTCAGATTGCTTTAGAAATGCTTAAATAATTATAGGTGAGGAACTAAGATGAATATGCCTAAAATATATATTCTTGCCGAGTGCATTTTTCTGCTTATAATGCTTATGGGATGCAGTTTGGCTACAAAACCCGAATCCACTGCTGATGAATCTACTGCCAATGTTAATGGCTTAATGGAAGTTTATCCAAATCCTGTAGTGAAAGGGGAAACTGTTGTTGTGGTCTTTAACTTTCACCTTGCAGGATTGTATAAACTGGTAATTACCAATGTGTTGGAGCAGGAAGTCATCAGTTTTGGTATTACCGAAGGTTCTTTGTCCTGGAATGGAAGAGATAAATATGGACAGCTTTGCGAAACAGGGGTCTATTATATAACCTTGTATTCAGATGAGTTAG
It encodes:
- a CDS encoding T9SS type A sorting domain-containing protein; this translates as MPKIYILAECIFLLIMLMGCSLATKPESTADESTANVNGLMEVYPNPVVKGETVVVVFNFHLAGLYKLVITNVLEQEVISFGITEGSLSWNGRDKYGQLCETGVYYITLYSDELVLSRKILLFV